The proteins below come from a single Synechococcus sp. WH 8101 genomic window:
- a CDS encoding glutamine synthetase III gives MPSAARLQAYQQIQQRQPVAVEASQPLATTWADDVFTLERMKGALPKAVFKSIQRSIRQGSKLDLSVADAVAQAMKEWATAHGALYYAHVFYPLTNLTAEKHDGFISPQSDGSAISEFSGKLLVQGEPDGSSFPNGGIRSTFEARGYTAWDVTSPAYLMRTPNGVTLCIPTVFVSWTGEALDKKTPLLRSNAAMDQQARRLLQLLGETEIAPVNSSCGAEQEYFLVDEAFAALRPDLRLAGRTLYGAPPAKGQQFDDHYFGAIPERVQVFMQDVEQQLYRLGIPAKTRHNEVAPGQFEIAPFHEAANVATDHQQLIMTVLRSTAKRHGFTCLLHEKPFAGVNGSGKHVNWSVGNSTQGNLLDPGDTPHQNLQFLLFCAAVIRGVHRFGPLMRTAIATASNDHRLGANEAPPAIISVYLGSQLEEVFSQIQSGSLSGSASKALMSLGIDTLPELNRDPGDRNRTSPFAFTGNRFEFRAVGSGQSVAGPLVVLNTILADSIAWVADQLEDLLKAGSSLEEAGFQVIKRTMDDHGAVVFGGDGYSSEWHHKAVEERGLENLRTTADALPVLHRPEIRELFERQGVLSPVELESRFEVYAEQYVLAIEVEARLALRLARTQVLPAVMAYQRTLTEVMLEQKHLHQPVTPEIPATIAEGIGIVSSRSTELERAIKSLPESDAVAQMRYCADTLLPLMEALRGAVDGLEELVDDKLWPLPTYEEMLFMR, from the coding sequence ATGCCCTCAGCTGCGCGCCTGCAGGCTTATCAGCAGATTCAGCAACGCCAACCGGTTGCTGTGGAGGCCTCCCAGCCCCTCGCCACCACCTGGGCCGACGATGTGTTCACCCTCGAGCGCATGAAGGGTGCCCTGCCCAAGGCGGTGTTCAAATCAATCCAGCGCTCGATCCGTCAGGGCAGCAAACTCGACCTCTCCGTGGCCGATGCCGTCGCCCAGGCGATGAAGGAATGGGCAACCGCCCACGGCGCGCTGTATTACGCCCATGTGTTTTATCCGCTCACCAACCTCACCGCAGAAAAACACGACGGATTCATTTCACCGCAATCGGATGGCTCAGCGATCAGCGAATTCTCCGGCAAGTTGCTGGTGCAGGGCGAACCGGATGGGTCGTCGTTTCCCAATGGCGGCATTCGCTCCACCTTTGAAGCCCGCGGTTACACCGCCTGGGATGTCACCAGCCCCGCCTATCTGATGCGCACACCGAATGGGGTGACGCTCTGCATTCCCACCGTGTTCGTGAGCTGGACCGGGGAAGCCCTCGACAAAAAAACACCTCTGCTGCGCTCCAATGCGGCGATGGATCAGCAGGCGCGCCGGCTTCTGCAGCTCCTGGGCGAAACCGAAATCGCACCGGTGAATTCCAGTTGCGGTGCGGAGCAGGAGTATTTCCTGGTTGACGAAGCCTTTGCCGCCCTGCGCCCCGACCTGCGCCTCGCCGGTCGCACCCTCTACGGCGCTCCGCCAGCGAAAGGGCAGCAGTTTGACGACCACTATTTCGGGGCGATCCCGGAGCGGGTGCAGGTGTTCATGCAAGACGTGGAGCAACAGCTCTATCGCCTCGGCATCCCGGCCAAAACCCGTCACAACGAAGTGGCGCCGGGACAGTTTGAAATCGCGCCGTTCCACGAAGCGGCCAATGTGGCCACCGATCACCAGCAGCTGATCATGACCGTGCTGCGCAGCACGGCCAAACGCCATGGCTTCACCTGCCTGCTGCACGAAAAACCGTTCGCGGGCGTGAACGGTAGTGGCAAACACGTGAACTGGTCGGTGGGGAACAGCACCCAGGGCAACCTGCTCGACCCCGGCGACACCCCGCATCAGAACCTGCAGTTTCTGCTCTTCTGCGCCGCGGTGATCCGGGGCGTCCACCGCTTCGGCCCCCTGATGCGCACGGCGATCGCCACCGCCAGCAATGATCACCGCCTCGGCGCCAACGAGGCCCCGCCGGCGATCATCTCGGTGTATCTCGGCAGCCAGCTCGAGGAGGTGTTCTCCCAGATCCAGAGCGGGTCTTTGAGCGGCTCGGCGAGCAAGGCGCTGATGTCGCTGGGGATCGACACCCTGCCCGAACTCAACCGCGATCCGGGCGATCGCAACCGCACCTCCCCCTTCGCCTTCACCGGCAACCGCTTCGAATTCCGCGCCGTTGGCTCCGGCCAGTCCGTGGCCGGCCCCCTGGTGGTGCTGAACACGATCCTGGCCGATTCGATCGCCTGGGTGGCCGACCAGCTGGAGGACCTGCTCAAGGCCGGCTCCTCCCTGGAGGAAGCGGGCTTCCAGGTGATCAAACGCACCATGGACGACCACGGTGCCGTGGTGTTCGGCGGCGATGGCTACTCAAGCGAGTGGCATCACAAAGCCGTGGAGGAACGCGGGCTGGAGAACCTGCGCACCACCGCCGATGCCCTGCCGGTGCTGCATCGCCCCGAGATCCGCGAGCTGTTCGAGCGTCAGGGGGTGCTGAGCCCGGTGGAGCTCGAAAGCCGCTTCGAGGTCTATGCCGAGCAATACGTGCTGGCGATCGAAGTGGAGGCCCGGCTGGCGTTACGTCTGGCCCGCACCCAGGTGCTGCCCGCCGTGATGGCCTATCAACGCACGCTCACGGAAGTGATGCTGGAGCAGAAACACCTACACCAACCGGTCACACCGGAGATCCCCGCCACGATCGCTGAGGGGATCGGCATCGTGAGCAGCCGATCCACCGAACTCGAGCGGGCGATCAAGAGCCTGCCCGAAAGCGATGCCGTCGCCCAGATGCGCTACTGCGCCGACACCCTGCTGCCTCTGATGGAGGCACTGCGCGGTGCGGTGGATGGCCTGGAAGAGCTGGTGGATGACAAGCTCTGGCCGCTTCCCACCTACGAAGAGATGCTGTTCATGCGCTGA
- a CDS encoding metal ABC transporter ATP-binding protein codes for MGEQRRGHRVGSLPAADSNRIDVDQLCVDYNGSVALYDASLHLPPGCICGLVGMNGAGKSTLFKALTGFLRPSRGRIRINGLQVSEAQREQAVAYVPQNEGIDCAFPVSVWDVVMMGRYGAMNLLRIPSQADRVAVREALSRVDLLDLRHRPIGALSGGQRKRAFLARAIAQGASVLLLDEPFNGVDVRTEKLMAELFFQFRREGRTILISTHDLSHVRDFCDLVVLINKTVLAYGETSEVFTPENLSLAFGGLPPDLLTGHSSDEPTA; via the coding sequence ATGGGGGAGCAGCGACGCGGGCACCGGGTGGGGAGCCTCCCTGCTGCTGATTCCAACCGCATCGACGTGGATCAGCTTTGCGTGGACTACAACGGCAGCGTTGCCCTTTACGACGCATCGCTGCATTTGCCCCCTGGCTGCATCTGCGGCCTGGTGGGGATGAATGGCGCTGGTAAATCCACCCTCTTCAAAGCCCTCACAGGCTTTCTACGGCCCAGTCGGGGCAGGATCCGGATCAATGGCCTGCAGGTGAGTGAGGCCCAGCGTGAACAGGCCGTGGCCTATGTGCCCCAGAACGAGGGGATCGATTGCGCCTTTCCTGTGTCGGTGTGGGATGTGGTGATGATGGGGCGATACGGCGCCATGAATCTGCTGCGGATTCCCAGCCAGGCCGATCGCGTGGCGGTGCGTGAGGCCCTGAGCCGGGTGGATCTGCTCGATCTGCGCCATCGCCCGATCGGCGCCCTTTCCGGCGGTCAGCGCAAGCGGGCTTTTCTGGCCCGGGCCATCGCCCAGGGAGCCTCAGTGCTGCTTCTGGATGAGCCGTTCAACGGTGTGGATGTGCGCACCGAGAAACTGATGGCTGAACTGTTTTTCCAGTTCCGCCGCGAGGGGCGCACGATCCTGATCTCCACCCACGACCTCAGCCATGTGCGCGATTTTTGCGACCTCGTGGTGCTGATCAACAAAACCGTGCTCGCCTATGGCGAGACTTCGGAGGTGTTCACGCCAGAGAACCTCTCCCTCGCCTTCGGTGGGCTCCCCCCGGATCTGCTCACCGGTCACAGTTCCGATGAGCCCACCGCCTGA
- a CDS encoding metal ABC transporter substrate-binding protein, with protein sequence MACVGGVGSALLRLGGAAALALLVACGEPRSTPPQAVDGRPRVLTTFTVLADMARQVAGDRLDVQSITRIGAEVHGYEPTPSDMERAAGADLIVENGFGLERWAKRYIASAGDVPTVTLSQGMEPLLIASDAAAGQANPHAWMSPKRAQVYVDRLVDAFSQLDPEGQTTYQQNGAAYKQRLQALDQELRVALATIPPKQRVLVSCEGAFSYLAHDYGLEEAYLWPVNAESQITPRRMVQLIETVRSRQVPVVFCETTVSDKAQREVARASGARFGGSFYVDSLSEPGGPAPTLIDLQRHNVKLLLDGLKGSDLPG encoded by the coding sequence ATGGCGTGCGTCGGAGGGGTGGGGTCGGCCTTGCTTCGCCTGGGGGGAGCCGCTGCTCTGGCGTTGCTGGTGGCCTGCGGTGAGCCTCGATCAACCCCGCCGCAGGCCGTGGACGGTCGCCCGCGCGTGCTCACCACCTTCACCGTGCTGGCCGATATGGCACGGCAGGTGGCCGGTGATCGCCTCGATGTGCAATCGATCACCCGGATCGGTGCCGAGGTGCATGGCTATGAACCCACTCCCAGCGACATGGAGCGGGCTGCCGGGGCGGATCTGATTGTGGAGAACGGCTTTGGGCTGGAGCGCTGGGCGAAGCGTTACATCGCCTCGGCCGGCGATGTGCCCACCGTGACCCTCTCGCAAGGGATGGAGCCGCTGCTGATCGCCTCGGATGCCGCTGCGGGCCAAGCCAATCCCCATGCCTGGATGTCCCCTAAGCGAGCCCAGGTGTATGTGGATCGCCTGGTGGACGCGTTCAGCCAACTGGATCCGGAGGGACAGACCACGTATCAGCAGAACGGAGCGGCCTACAAGCAGCGCCTGCAGGCGCTGGATCAGGAGCTGCGTGTGGCCCTGGCAACCATCCCGCCCAAGCAACGGGTGCTGGTGAGCTGCGAAGGAGCCTTCAGCTATCTCGCCCATGACTATGGCCTTGAGGAGGCCTATCTCTGGCCGGTGAATGCGGAGAGTCAGATCACGCCCCGCCGGATGGTGCAGTTGATCGAGACCGTGCGCTCGCGCCAGGTGCCGGTGGTGTTCTGCGAAACCACCGTGAGCGACAAGGCGCAGCGGGAGGTGGCCCGTGCCAGCGGCGCCCGCTTCGGCGGCAGTTTCTACGTCGATTCCCTTTCAGAGCCCGGTGGACCAGCCCCCACCCTGATCGATCTGCAGCGCCACAACGTCAAGCTGCTGCTCGACGGGCTGAAGGGATCAGACCTGCCAGGATGA
- a CDS encoding 2TM domain-containing protein: protein MNDEAARHEALQRLRRRRNLNNQFRLYVVVNVVLVLVWLGSDRGFFWPIYPIAFWGLSLLIQAWTAAHPDPGFSEAEIEQEMRRS, encoded by the coding sequence ATGAATGATGAAGCGGCGCGTCATGAGGCTCTGCAACGGTTGCGCCGTCGGCGCAACCTGAACAACCAGTTCCGCCTCTATGTGGTGGTGAACGTGGTTCTGGTGCTGGTGTGGCTGGGCAGCGATCGTGGCTTTTTCTGGCCGATCTATCCGATCGCGTTCTGGGGGCTCTCGCTGTTAATCCAGGCCTGGACGGCAGCCCACCCCGACCCTGGTTTCAGTGAGGCAGAGATCGAACAGGAGATGCGTCGCTCTTGA
- a CDS encoding STAS/SEC14 domain-containing protein yields MTTSTSHGLQIESLTLGPVPVVRVTARGTLTHDDYVAFMPQLDAAFAEQTGDRLRLLFDARELQGWELRAALDDLKVVMTHGRQVERMALVTEARWMELLSNIGKLLLAGEMRHFHDRSEAEAWISA; encoded by the coding sequence ATGACGACCTCCACCAGCCATGGCCTCCAGATCGAGTCGTTGACGTTGGGTCCAGTTCCCGTGGTTCGCGTCACCGCTCGGGGCACCCTCACCCATGACGACTACGTCGCCTTCATGCCCCAACTGGATGCGGCGTTTGCGGAACAGACCGGTGATCGCTTGCGCTTGCTGTTTGATGCCCGCGAGCTTCAGGGGTGGGAACTGCGCGCAGCGCTCGACGACCTCAAGGTGGTGATGACCCACGGCCGCCAGGTGGAGCGGATGGCTTTGGTCACCGAAGCCCGTTGGATGGAGTTGCTAAGCAACATCGGCAAGCTGCTGCTCGCCGGCGAGATGCGTCACTTCCACGACCGCAGCGAGGCGGAAGCCTGGATCAGCGCCTGA
- a CDS encoding ATP-binding cassette domain-containing protein has product MNGSSTSMPLFSARALEPIQAGRACWQQISFSLQKGDRLGLVAPSGAGKTLLLRALAQLDPLRSGDLSCRGTSPGQLGMTQWRAMVMLVAQRCAVTPGTVEDNLRLPLHWRQHRHQTSWQPATIVAWLEALGRTSDFLGWDAEQLSGGEQQVLNLLRALQLQPAVLLLDECTASLDPTTCRAMETLLQRWLSEAERACVFTSHDPDQIERFCNRVLALP; this is encoded by the coding sequence ATGAACGGCTCTTCCACCAGCATGCCGCTGTTTTCCGCCCGTGCACTGGAGCCGATCCAGGCCGGTCGGGCCTGCTGGCAGCAGATCAGCTTTTCCCTGCAAAAGGGCGATCGGCTCGGCCTTGTCGCCCCATCCGGTGCAGGCAAAACCCTGCTGCTACGCGCCTTGGCTCAACTCGACCCCCTGCGCAGCGGTGACCTCTCATGCCGTGGCACCAGCCCCGGGCAGCTAGGCATGACGCAATGGCGCGCCATGGTGATGCTGGTGGCGCAACGCTGCGCCGTGACACCAGGAACGGTAGAAGACAATCTGCGCCTGCCACTGCACTGGCGCCAACATCGCCACCAGACCAGCTGGCAGCCCGCCACGATCGTGGCCTGGCTGGAAGCGCTGGGGCGCACGAGCGACTTTCTCGGCTGGGATGCGGAGCAACTCTCTGGCGGTGAGCAGCAAGTGCTGAACCTGCTCCGGGCCCTGCAACTGCAACCGGCGGTGCTGCTGCTCGACGAATGCACCGCCTCGCTCGACCCCACCACCTGCCGAGCGATGGAGACCCTGCTGCAGCGCTGGCTCAGCGAGGCGGAACGCGCCTGCGTGTTCACCAGCCATGACCCGGATCAGATCGAGCGCTTCTGCAACCGGGTGCTGGCACTGCCATGA
- the fetB gene encoding iron export ABC transporter permease subunit FetB translates to MGTGAIAISNGQLAASASLILLNIVLSMGLRLGLGRSLLLASVRMVVQLLLIGQVLQWLFLQQNPGLILALSLLMALMASLAAVHRTRHRFAGIYWQSFLSITASAALVTGLAMAGIIRVQPWTTAQYWIPLLGMVLGNTLNAISLGLDTLMERMLSQRAILECALSLGASRWEACRPQVREAIRVAMIPTINSMMVMGLVSLPGMMTGQILEGALPSAAVRYQIVILFMIASATALGVTAIVALAYLHLTSPQHHLRLDRLQRLDQPMRKRIL, encoded by the coding sequence ATGGGCACGGGGGCCATCGCCATCAGCAACGGACAGCTGGCCGCATCGGCGAGCTTGATACTCCTGAACATCGTCCTGTCGATGGGCCTGCGCCTCGGCCTGGGGCGCTCCCTGCTGCTGGCATCGGTCCGGATGGTGGTGCAACTGCTGCTGATCGGGCAGGTGCTGCAGTGGCTGTTTCTGCAACAAAACCCTGGCCTGATCCTTGCCCTGTCGCTGTTGATGGCCCTCATGGCCAGCCTGGCTGCGGTGCATCGCACCCGACACCGTTTCGCCGGGATTTACTGGCAAAGCTTCCTGAGCATCACCGCCTCCGCGGCCCTTGTCACGGGTCTGGCGATGGCCGGCATCATCCGGGTGCAACCCTGGACCACAGCGCAATATTGGATTCCGCTTCTGGGGATGGTGTTGGGTAACACGCTCAATGCAATCTCACTCGGACTCGACACGTTGATGGAGCGAATGCTGAGTCAACGCGCGATTCTCGAATGTGCACTTTCACTCGGTGCCAGTCGGTGGGAAGCCTGCAGACCGCAGGTGCGTGAAGCCATTCGTGTGGCGATGATTCCCACCATCAATTCGATGATGGTGATGGGTCTGGTGAGCCTGCCTGGAATGATGACAGGCCAGATCCTTGAAGGGGCGCTGCCTTCCGCTGCAGTGCGCTATCAAATCGTGATTCTGTTCATGATTGCCTCGGCCACAGCCCTTGGCGTCACAGCGATTGTTGCCCTTGCCTACCTGCATCTCACCAGCCCTCAACACCATCTACGCCTCGATCGCCTGCAACGCCTCGATCAACCAATGAGGAAACGGATCCTTTAG
- a CDS encoding TerB family tellurite resistance protein, which translates to MTIHPGRHLSPELRQCLGQAGLPCLMTMARLRGEPSERALAAIRGIRDHLLELPDVDLSRLPSLEPEAMAAGITACDADPEWRERILRGMTLVALFDGEPSPEALELLERTARSFQVNASPVRSYRNVMQERLGMVRLDLVRRSFVRDAARATLRDGGLPMLAATLKVVSGHRDQATLERFQALQDYPSGSFGKAYADFISINQFNFPGDVGGPPVPVFRHDCCHVLGGYGTTAAEEGGVVGFQAGFEHLDPFDVVMFAMAEFELGIGASPFIPGEFGQLDPDRLFAGLEHGSHVSTDLIRDIDPWDHFADPLEEVRQRFAIPPRGRNPEYPQPSAAPIQD; encoded by the coding sequence ATGACCATCCATCCCGGCCGCCACCTCTCCCCCGAACTGCGCCAGTGCCTGGGGCAGGCCGGCCTGCCCTGCCTGATGACCATGGCGCGCCTGCGCGGAGAGCCATCGGAGCGGGCCCTGGCGGCGATTCGCGGCATCCGTGATCACCTGCTGGAGTTGCCGGACGTGGATCTGAGCCGTCTGCCCAGCCTGGAGCCGGAGGCAATGGCCGCGGGCATCACGGCCTGCGATGCCGATCCGGAATGGCGGGAACGCATCCTCCGAGGCATGACCCTGGTGGCCCTATTCGATGGCGAGCCCAGCCCTGAGGCCCTGGAGCTGCTGGAACGCACCGCCCGCAGCTTCCAGGTGAACGCATCGCCAGTGCGCTCCTACCGGAATGTGATGCAGGAGCGCCTAGGGATGGTGCGCCTCGATCTGGTGCGACGCAGCTTTGTGCGCGATGCAGCACGCGCCACCTTGCGGGATGGGGGGCTACCGATGCTGGCTGCCACCTTGAAGGTGGTGAGCGGACACCGTGATCAGGCCACCCTGGAGCGGTTCCAGGCCCTGCAGGACTACCCGAGCGGCAGCTTCGGCAAGGCCTACGCCGACTTCATCAGCATCAATCAGTTCAATTTCCCAGGTGATGTGGGCGGACCGCCGGTGCCGGTGTTTCGCCACGACTGTTGCCATGTGCTGGGCGGATACGGCACCACGGCAGCGGAAGAAGGCGGTGTGGTGGGCTTCCAGGCCGGTTTCGAGCACCTCGATCCCTTTGATGTGGTGATGTTCGCCATGGCGGAATTCGAGCTGGGGATCGGCGCCTCACCGTTCATCCCTGGGGAATTCGGCCAACTCGATCCCGACCGCCTGTTCGCAGGGCTGGAACACGGCAGCCACGTGAGCACCGATCTGATCCGCGACATCGATCCCTGGGACCATTTCGCCGATCCGCTGGAGGAGGTGCGTCAACGCTTTGCCATTCCTCCCCGGGGCCGCAACCCTGAGTATCCCCAGCCCAGTGCTGCCCCTATTCAGGATTGA
- a CDS encoding DUF2256 domain-containing protein: MTRPRDRPTKICAVCGRPFQWRRKWKDVWDEVRYCSERCRRDRNRQQQRERLADLNPE; encoded by the coding sequence ATGACGCGACCGCGTGATCGCCCCACCAAGATCTGTGCCGTGTGCGGACGCCCGTTTCAGTGGCGTCGCAAGTGGAAGGACGTGTGGGATGAGGTGCGCTACTGCTCAGAGCGGTGTCGCCGTGATCGCAACCGTCAGCAACAGCGCGAACGCCTTGCCGACCTCAATCCTGAATAG
- a CDS encoding Nif11-like leader peptide family RiPP precursor: MSENQLKAFLEAVMADAGLQEKLKAAGDADAVVAIAKAAGYVISADELKKSQAEVSEEELEGLAGGLAEFYWEFKSKIQGCD; the protein is encoded by the coding sequence ATGTCAGAAAATCAACTTAAAGCTTTCCTGGAAGCAGTCATGGCTGATGCAGGGCTTCAGGAGAAGCTGAAGGCGGCAGGCGATGCCGATGCCGTGGTGGCCATTGCCAAGGCTGCGGGCTATGTGATTTCTGCTGATGAGTTGAAGAAATCTCAGGCAGAGGTTTCTGAGGAGGAGCTGGAAGGCTTGGCTGGTGGGTTGGCTGAATTTTACTGGGAATTTAAAAGTAAAATACAGGGCTGTGATTAG
- a CDS encoding Nif11-like leader peptide family natural product precursor, giving the protein MSEEQLKAFLAAVKADADLQEKLKAAGDADAVVAIAKAAGFVISADELKKSQAEISEKELEGVAGRWAVQGIMRIYGIDVDPVGRVASGPM; this is encoded by the coding sequence ATGTCAGAAGAGCAACTCAAGGCTTTCCTGGCAGCCGTCAAGGCTGATGCAGATCTCCAGGAGAAGCTGAAGGCGGCAGGTGATGCGGATGCCGTGGTGGCGATTGCGAAAGCTGCGGGTTTTGTGATTTCTGCTGATGAGTTGAAGAAATCTCAGGCAGAGATTTCCGAAAAGGAGCTGGAAGGCGTGGCTGGGAGGTGGGCTGTGCAGGGAATTATGAGGATTTATGGGATTGATGTGGATCCGGTCGGTAGAGTCGCGTCGGGACCAATGTAG
- a CDS encoding IS5 family transposase, translated as MYRREHRHQLSFEDFFLPFGGKLSGDNRWIKLAELIPWDELEDDYAAQFCKGFGAPAKPFRMALGALIIKARLGLTDEELVEQIKENPYLQFFIGLEAFQYSAPFDPSMMVYFRKRLPEAVVNDCNERIVRHGLKVIRSSIDHDPGDDDGSGGGSTSTADQPQPSPQKQANQGSLLIDATCAPVDIRHPTDLSLLNEAREVTEILIDAMHPQVRERFGHKPRTHRKKARQQFLAVAKKKKPRISKIRKAIKQQLGYLKRNLASIDALIACGGCLLAAGRHIYQKLLVISELVRQQTILYHADSRSIPARIVSLCQAHVRPIVRGKARCNVEFGAKISISVTGEGFIFLDRLSYDPYNEGEDLKAQAIAYRRRYGHYPKVICADQIYRSRSNRAFCQRHGIRLSGPRLGRPKNDPELVAAEKQQFIDDQRQRNAVEGKIGQGKRRFGLGLIREKLPATQGSTIALNVLVMNLEKLLELLFVFFAYWLQLLLGNEPGKDSRYAYLSNQVAPA; from the coding sequence ATGTACCGGCGTGAGCATCGTCATCAGCTCTCGTTCGAAGACTTCTTCCTGCCGTTTGGTGGCAAACTCTCGGGTGACAATCGCTGGATCAAGCTGGCTGAGCTCATTCCGTGGGATGAGCTGGAGGATGATTACGCGGCTCAGTTCTGCAAGGGATTTGGAGCGCCAGCAAAGCCCTTTCGCATGGCACTGGGTGCCTTGATCATCAAGGCTCGCCTCGGGCTCACGGATGAAGAACTGGTCGAGCAGATCAAGGAGAACCCATACTTGCAGTTCTTCATCGGCCTGGAAGCATTCCAGTATTCGGCACCGTTTGATCCATCGATGATGGTGTATTTCCGCAAGCGCCTGCCGGAAGCTGTTGTGAATGACTGCAACGAACGAATTGTGCGCCATGGCCTGAAGGTGATTCGCTCATCCATTGACCATGATCCCGGCGACGACGACGGCAGTGGAGGCGGATCGACCAGCACAGCCGACCAGCCACAACCGTCACCCCAGAAGCAGGCGAACCAGGGTTCACTCTTAATCGATGCCACCTGTGCGCCGGTGGATATCCGTCATCCCACCGATCTATCCCTGCTCAATGAAGCCAGGGAGGTGACTGAGATCCTGATTGACGCGATGCATCCTCAGGTCAGGGAACGCTTTGGCCACAAGCCGCGTACACACCGCAAAAAGGCGAGACAGCAGTTTCTTGCTGTGGCCAAGAAGAAGAAGCCCCGTATCAGCAAGATCCGCAAGGCGATCAAGCAGCAGCTTGGCTATCTCAAGAGGAATCTGGCAAGTATTGACGCCCTGATCGCTTGTGGTGGCTGCCTTCTGGCTGCTGGACGACATATCTACCAGAAGCTGCTTGTGATCAGCGAGCTGGTCCGACAGCAGACCATTCTCTATCACGCAGACAGCAGAAGCATCCCTGCTCGCATCGTCAGCCTCTGCCAGGCACATGTCAGACCGATTGTACGCGGGAAAGCTCGTTGCAATGTTGAGTTCGGAGCCAAGATCTCAATCTCTGTCACCGGTGAGGGATTCATCTTCCTTGATCGGCTCAGCTACGACCCCTATAACGAAGGAGAGGACCTCAAGGCTCAAGCGATCGCCTATCGCCGCCGATATGGTCACTATCCGAAAGTGATTTGTGCTGACCAGATCTACCGGTCAAGATCAAACCGTGCATTCTGTCAGCGTCACGGAATCCGCTTGAGCGGCCCCCGTCTGGGACGGCCGAAGAACGATCCTGAGTTGGTGGCGGCAGAGAAGCAGCAATTCATCGATGACCAGCGCCAAAGGAATGCCGTTGAAGGCAAGATTGGACAAGGCAAGCGGCGCTTTGGACTGGGCCTGATTCGTGAGAAGCTCCCTGCGACACAGGGTTCAACCATTGCACTGAATGTTTTGGTGATGAACCTGGAGAAGCTGCTGGAGCTTCTTTTTGTCTTTTTTGCGTACTGGCTCCAGCTTCTCCTCGGCAATGAACCAGGGAAGGATTCACGTTACGCGTATCTGAGTAATCAGGTGGCCCCCGCATGA
- a CDS encoding Nif11-like leader peptide family natural product precursor produces the protein MSEEQLKAFLEAVKADAGLQEKLKATGDADAVVAIAKAAGFLISAEELQGSQAEVSEKELEGMAGGGWWCGIMTDYEDVGDSFSCGGFAAC, from the coding sequence ATGTCAGAAGAGCAACTGAAAGCCTTCCTGGAAGCCGTCAAGGCTGATGCGGGGCTACAGGAGAAGCTGAAGGCGACTGGAGATGCTGATGCCGTGGTGGCGATTGCCAAGGCTGCGGGCTTTTTGATTTCTGCTGAAGAGCTCCAAGGGTCTCAAGCAGAGGTTTCAGAAAAGGAGCTGGAAGGCATGGCTGGTGGTGGTTGGTGGTGCGGGATTATGACTGACTACGAGGATGTCGGTGATAGTTTCTCCTGTGGTGGGTTTGCGGCTTGTTAA